In Plasmodium falciparum 3D7 genome assembly, chromosome: 8, the following proteins share a genomic window:
- a CDS encoding phosphatidylglycerophosphate synthase, whose product MALKFVIHEPKAKLLFTPKEFFNTLNDIFKNSQNRIVISCLYMGIGELEKELIDSIKKNVNIKDLKVDILLDRQRGTRLEGKFNESSVSILSELFKCSDNINISLFHNPLLGPILYNILPPRANEAIGVMHMKIYIGDNILMLSGANLSDSYLRNRQDRYFVIENKFLADSIHNIINTIQGMSFTLNRDLTIKWENDLMNPLIDAYVFREQYYRRIRFMLQGIQKHISQYNKNYSYNNYYKNIKNDPINDKTYIYNNQNNNKYSYTSNEFRMLNSFSTDIFDKDTYNNKNQKNNHKKENMETHTLLDTNHGTCDSTINLLNNNQNENHTNNLFTYLNEKDEFFYPLFEKNKSILVLELSLQCGFSIPPIYDETDMLENLLKNIEKYDQSLVISSGYLNFPMNFLKLIRNIYINVMQKKNGILQLITASPCANSFYKSKGISYYIPSSYSAMANVCIEYITKNLTNFLKKVNGQNVSEQNDISNQKIYIEYYKPSWTFHSKGIWIMDNMKSMKNVSNDNDNDNDNNNNDNNNNNNINNNEFHSAKKYEQNVNNSPNVKNNLNKSEYFNNENFDKNIDEENDYYDNLPWCTVIGSSNYGYRAKYRDLEMSFIIKTNDYNLRCQLKKELNIIYESSHFVQVDELKLRYAFWLKFLVKYIFKWLL is encoded by the coding sequence atggctCTGAAGTTTGTCATTCATGAACCTAAagcaaaattattatttactcctaaagaattttttaataccTTAAATGACATTTTTAAGAACTCACAAAATCGTATTGTGATTAGCTGTTTATATATGGGAATAGGAGAattagaaaaagaattaatagatagtataaaaaagaatgtgaatataaaagatttaaaagttgatatattattagataGACAAAGAGGTACAAGACTAGAAGGGAAATTTAATGAAAGTTCAGTTAGTATTTTATCAGAACTTTTTAAATGTtcagataatattaatataagcTTATTTCATAATCCTTTATTAGGTCCTATACTTTATAATATCTTACCTCCTAGAGCAAATGAAGCTATAGGTGTAATGcatatgaaaatttatattgGGGATAATATTCTAATGTTATCAGGAGCCAATTTAAGTGATAGCTATTTACGAAATAGACAAGATAGATATTTTGTTATTGAAAATAAATTCTTAGCTGATtctattcataatattattaataccaTACAAGGTATGTCATTTACTCTAAATCGAGATTTAACCATAAAGTGGGAAAATGATTTAATGAACCCACTTATAGATGCTTACGTATTTCGTGAACAATATTATAGAAGAATACGTTTTATGTTACAAGGAATTCAAAAACATATTtcacaatataataaaaattattcatataataattattataaaaatataaaaaatgatccAATAAATGATAagacatatatttataataatcaaaataacaataaatataGTTATACATCAAACGAATTTCGCATGTTAAATTCTTTCAGTACAGATATATTCGATAAAGatacttataataataaaaaccaaaaaaataatcataaaaaagaaaatatggaAACACATACTTTATTAGATACTAATCATGGAACATGTGATTCAACAATTAATCTtctaaataataatcaaaatgaaaaccatacaaataatttatttacatatctaaatgaaaaagatgaaTTCTTTTATccattatttgaaaaaaataaaagcatTTTAGTACTTGAACTTTCCTTGCAGTGTGGATTTTCCATACCTCCAATATATGATGAAACAGATATGTTAGAAaacttattaaaaaatatcgaAAAATATGATCAAAGCTTAGTTATTTCTTCGGGATATTTAAACTTCCCAATGAATTTTCTTAAATtaattagaaatatatatatcaacgttatgcaaaaaaaaaatggtatTTTACAATTAATCACAGCGTCACCATGCGCTAATAGTTTTTATAAATCTAAAGGgatatcttattatatacCAAGTTCATATTCAGCTATGGCTAATGTGTGTATTGAATATATTACCAAAAATTTAACCAATTTtctaaaaaaagtaaatggACAAAATGTTTCTGAACAAAATGATATTTcaaatcaaaaaatatatattgaatattaCAAACCTTCATGGACATTTCATTCGAAAGGTATATGGATAATGGACAATATGAAAAGTATGAAAAATGTgagtaatgataatgataatgataatgataataataataatgataataataataataataatattaataataatgaatttcATTCAgctaaaaaatatgaacaaaatgtTAATAACTCAccaaatgtaaaaaataaccTGAACAAGTCAGAATATTTTAACAACGAAAATTTTGATAAGAATATTGATGAAGagaatgattattatgataatttacCCTGGTGTACAGTGATTGGAAGTTCTAATTATGGGTATAGAGCAAAATATAGAGATTTGGAGATGagttttataataaaaacaaatgattataatttgaGGTGTCAGTTAAAgaaagaattaaatataatatatgagtCATCTCATTTTGTACAAGTGGATGAATTGAAATTACGATATGCTTTTTGGTTAAAATTTTtagtgaaatatatattcaaatggcttttataa
- a CDS encoding RNA-binding protein, putative: protein MIFLYFPFVLLLCTFLINFAKCKYIIFNEDKYLRNSSFSYHSNSLFKVRKYFHNFILSNNYFSKKKSKQCKSFNHELNKENELKGEEDTFFLFPENILDEDKSYLPFDKEKIMASIKKHKKEDDNIKNILKKTKKHCNYLTNKLGRLNKKLREIKKLETVFYANPNILTEEQKVKLSKKDQVKNEIVIINRYRKKYISYKRNLQKNVDDTSPFFYNKKKKKEKKKFCTPEEFREILKSNDPKGTIQKIKKIDLNKIPRNVTDFLVFNKVGTKEEVKILFGLKAIKINGNTIDDENYILNIKEDEVKVFDQIVHIHEDHYAIRKRFTTKQKQILNKKKKETITEAKKEVKEVEKFFGINI from the exons atgatttttttgtatttcccCTTTGTTCTATTATTATGTACTTTCCTAATAAATTTTgctaaatgtaaatatataatttttaatgaaGACAAATATTTGAGgaattcttcattttcataTCATAGTAATAGCTTATTTAAGGttagaaaatattttcataatttcattttatcaaataattatttttcaaaaaagaaGTCAAAACAATGTAAAAGTTTTAATCATGAACTAAAcaaagaaaatgaattaaaGGGAGAGGAAGAtacttttttcctttttccagaaaatatattagatgAAGATAAAAGTTATCTTCCAtttgataaagaaaaaataatggcaagtataaaaaaacataaaaaagaggatgataatataaagaatattttaaaaaaaacgaaaaaacACTGTAACTATTTAACAAACAAATTAGGCAGGCTAAATAAAAAACTTCGAGAAATAAAAAAGCTGGAAACAGTTTTTTATGCAAACCCTAATATATTGACAGAAGAGCAAAAAGTTAAATTAAGCAAAAAAGATCAGgtgaaaaatgaaatagttattattaatagatataggaaaaaatatatatcctaTAAAAGAAATCTACAAAAAAATGTGGATGACACATCaccctttttttataataagaaaaagaaaaaggagaagaaaaaattttgtACACCCGAGGAGTTTCGagaaatat TAAAATCTAACGATCCAAAGGGAacaatacaaaaaattaaaaaaatcgACCTTAACAAAATACCAAGAAATGTGACTGACTTCTTAGTATTTAATAAAGTGGGAACAAAAGAAGAAGTCAAAATTTTATTTGGTCTTAAAgctataaaaattaatggAAATACAa ttgatgatgaaaattatattttaaatataaaggaaGACGAAGTGAAGGTCTTTGATCAAATAGTACATATCCACGAAGAtca ttaTGCAATCCGAAAAAGATTTACAACAAAGCAGAAACAAATTcttaataagaaaaagaaggaaaCTATTACTGAAGCTAAGAAGGAAGTTAAGGAAGTGGAAAAGTTCTTtggtattaatatataa
- a CDS encoding Snf2-related CBP activator, putative, with product MNEIKSESLLQTRPFKLGIEDIQNLGSSYFIENNEKLKKYNNEISSLKKELDILNEKMGKCTTTTKIVEPAKTPEFTFWYYELKEMKGFQDLVMYEVKKKKKHFKVLSHSCLKYLSNREKMKIKKQEEEEKRLKLYSKNISSYMDVFWKKIEKLVWEEKKRELQQTLNKKKEMRFKKFVKEAIKKIKDARHNNAHELFENKYVSMSSNNNSEIVNNNASSVDNGDKELKEDDLTDQEEEDYLLDEQMSSTDESENKEEEINMLDDEANLPIEELLKRMYGFKSGEDYINFMENEDDANEENVIETSHNDEKSGDNSIGEDDNNNDEKGGDNNIDEDDNNNDEKSGDNSIGEDDNNNDHKSGDNNIDEDDNNNDHKSEDNSIGEDDNNNDEKGGDNNIDENDNNSDHKSEDNNIDENDNNSDHQSDQEQFNHETKDDIIKNSSYEHIDNKNYYNKTGEDYKSDKENYSPTRFHNKLKKEKYDEYDTKLKIEKREEENKNYEKDEHEYESDNYDKEKINKKKELILLKNDIENDSDETSEHIKRDSRSSCQKQNCEKKRRIIKDEYNLRRTKIAKSKPSSDNNNSENDNNNDNNNDNNNDNNDDNNDDNNDDNNDDNNDDNNDDNNDDNNNEHKNDSDDNDDILTCNMDEKHLTKIPPIIKATLRDYQHAGLHWLLYLYKNNINGILADEMGLGKTLQCISLLSYLAYYFNIWGPHLVIVPTSILINWEIELKRFCPCFKILSYYGNQNERYKKRVGWFNKDSFHICISSYSTVVKDHLVFKRKRWKYIILDEAHNIKNFNTKRWNIILSLKRDNCLLITGTPLQNSLEELWSLLHFLMPNIFTSHLDFKEWFSDPLNLAIEKSKIHHSKELIDRLHTVIRPYILRRLKKNVEKEMPNKYEHIIKCKLTRRQQILYDEFINNKNVQNTLNTGNYIGLMNILIQLRKVCNHCDLFTNKYIQTPYYYMLSIRYFVPRFFILFEKNYYADFYLILFLHNEFTSLGGRDVTKETSPSSKSFDLAHILTKHNTNELYDNNHISELYDNNHISELYDNNHISELYDNNHISELYDNPMSHKNYKHNSNGYTYPNDPINNMNNNPSGFTKTSEQFGQIVSHERDNNYHMMDHNNMNNLLSKEMVNSLRNDDNSNNNFYKYSLTSNNNDSQTSIHDNKQCDYNKLCADTFNNINSIGNEEKRSLNVLNEQNNNNSKDNNNNIDNNNNIDNNNNIDNNNNIDNNNNIDNNNNNIDNNNNIDNHHNNNQHCNYNDNWPSDYPTNIINHRNAFLSILKLLNQSNPLNNDNNNNNNNNNGNNNIYNMNRYNSRNSRNSSLSNIFSSNTSKMNSFQLDFLYTNSFINQDALCKNSFFVNINIEDVHSYIYNSIYKEYIPKNILSFSDEFLTELNNNYDILSLYIDPYNRYKSYNEYLYKMKEEGTLTNQQSLGDINNKHIYHKSTSNENTHMKNRKTFIYKYNNMFKVINNDTQYQNIFTDDTNNSYYNSLEHNLWIKRNQIDERKKEEEEEQNKYYNVCMNNLYILRNERIPIFGKNFLDLIKKEFTKDKNIVYNYTNNVPIDYYSSVKEVWVEDICEKDNKKRKCKREKRWYKKIKKTNNPPEDSEVYRENSSDVEKYNCDVEKDNCDDEEKDNCDDEDMNSNLSSNVYGCIDISSQNFIHSRYHNPMMNMSYIIEFLFPNMEQFLKRHEKMIHNFTLINNPSVICKSHDIRINNNLLNYSNDKMNPIILQIKNATRVYHDAFLKQSIIFPLNKDISLGSGKLCALEKLLSKCKREGNKCLLFTQFIKMLDILEIFLNHLNYSFIRLDGSTKVEQRQKIVTKFNNDKSIFIFISSTRSGSIGINLTAANVVIFYDTDWNPSIDKQAMDRCHRIGQTKDVHVFRFVCEYTVEENIWKKQLQKRKLDNICINMGNFNNSNTHSKITDTDPTHNKDWFTNVDTIKEVFINKKNNDDDDDMYKDRLLHEQVENKDKMNVRFEKTLEHVEDKDDIRALNETKKETQNEISQNMQEFTTRNDFQDSYNLTSYCFNFLNENLTDSLKQQIDEMRMKIEIEMMNTGDENMSLSDLSNKSHNSE from the exons atgaatgaaataaaatcTGAAAGTTTATTGCAGACAAGACCATTCAAGTTAGGTATTGAGGATATTCAAAATTTAGGGTCGTCATATTTTATCGAAAACAATGAAAAACtgaaaaaatacaataatGAAATCAGTTCATTGAAAAAAGa ACTGGAcattttaaatgaaaaaatgggGAAATG TACTACAACAACGAAGATTGTCGAACCAGCCAAAACTCCTGAATTTACCTTCTGGTATTATGAACTTAAAGAAATG aaaGGATTTCAGGATCTGGTTATGTATGAagtaaagaagaagaaaaaacacTTCAAAGTTTTGAGCCACAGTTGCCTAAAATATTTAAGCAATCGAgaaaagatgaaaataaaaaaacaagaagaagaagagaaaagattaaaattatattcaaaGAATATATCGTCTTATATGGATGTATTTTGGAAGAAAATAGAAAAGCTAGTATGGGAAGAAAAAAAGCGAGAATTACAACaaacattaaataaaaaaaaagaaatgagaTTTAAAAAGTTTGTAAAAGAagccataaaaaaaataaaagatgcTAGACATAATAATGCTCATGAATTatttgaaaataaatatgttagCATGAGCTCAAATAATAACAGTGAaattgttaataataatgcatCATCCGTTGATAATGGtgataaagaattaaaagaagaTGATCTTACCGAtcaagaagaagaagattaTCTCTTGGATGAGCAAATGAGCTCGACTGATGAATCTGAAAacaaagaagaagaaatcaATATGTTAGATGATGAAGCAAACCTACCCATTGAAGAATTGTTGAAAAGAATGTATGGTTTTAAGAGTGGAGaggattatataaattttatggaAAATGAAGACGACGCAAATGAAGAGAATGTAATTGAAACGAGtcataatgatgaaaaaagtGGAGATAATAGCATTGGTgaggatgataataataatgatgaaaaaggTGGAGATAATAACATTGATgaggatgataataataatgatgaaaaaagtGGAGATAATAGCATTGGTgaggatgataataataatgatcacAAAAGTGGAGATAATAACATTGATgaggatgataataataatgatcacAAAAGTGAAGATAATAGCATTGGTgaggatgataataataatgatgaaaaaggTGGAGATAATAACattgatgaaaatgataataatagtgaTCACAAAAGTGAAGATAATAACattgatgaaaatgataataatagtgaTCACCAAAGTGATCAAGAGCAATTTAATCATGAGACTAAGGATGACATAATTAAGAATTCCTCGTATGAACATATTGataataagaattattataataagacAGGAGAAGATTACAAAAGTGATAAGGAAAATTATTCACCAACCAGAtttcataataaattaaaaaaggaaaaatatgatgaatatgATACAAAGctgaaaatagaaaaaagagaagaagaaaataaaaattatgaaaaggaTGAACATGAATATGAAAgtgataattatgataaggaaaaaataaataaaaaaaaagaattaattttattaaaaaatgatatcgAAAACGATTCAGATGAAACCTctgaacatataaaaagagATAGTAGATCATCTTGTCAAAAACAAAATtgtgaaaagaaaagaagaattataaaagatgaatataatttaagAAGGACAAAAATAGCTAAAAGTAAACCATCTAGCGATAATAACAATAGTgagaatgataataataatgacaataataatgacaataataatgacaataatgatgacaataatgatgacaataatgatgacaataatgatgacaataatgatgacaataatgatgacaataatgatgacaataataatgagcACAAAAATGatagtgatgataatgatgatatattaacatGTAACATGGATGAAAAACATTTAACAAAAATCCCTCCTATTATTAAAGCGACCTTACGAGATTATCAACATGCAGGGTTACATtggttattatatttatataaaaataatattaatggtaTATTAGCTGATGAAATGGGTTTAGGAAAGACATTACAATGTATATCATTGTTAAGTTACTTagcttattattttaatatatgggGTCCACATTTAGTAATAGTACCAACatctatattaataaattggGAAATTGAATTAAAACGTTTTTGTCCatgttttaaaattttatcatattatggaaatcaaaatgaaagatataaaaaaagagttGGATGGTTTAATAAAGATTCTTTTCATATATGCATTTCTAGTTATTCAACTGTTGTAAAAGATCATTTAGTTTTTAAAAGGAAAAgatggaaatatataatattagatGAAgctcataatataaaaaattttaatacaaAACGTtggaatattatattaagttTAAAAAGAGATAATTGTTTATTAATTACAGGTACCCCTTTACAAAATAGTTTAGAAGAGTTATGGTCTTTACTTCATTTTCTTATgccaaatatatttacatctCATTTGGATTTTAAGGAATGGTTTTCAGATCCTTTAAATTTAGCTAtagaaaaaagtaaaattcATCATTCCAAAGAATTAATAGATAGATTACATACAGTTATACGtccatatattttaagaagattaaagaaaaatgtagaaaaagaaatgccaaataaatatgaacatataattaaatgtAAATTAACACGAAGACAACAAATATTGTATgatgaatttataaataataaaaatgtacaaaataCATTAAATACAGGAAATTATATAGgattaatgaatatattaatacaattaAGAAAGGTATGTAATCATTGTGATTTGTTtactaataaatatatacaaacaccttattattatatgttatcaATTCGTTATTTTGTACCtcgtttttttattttatttgaaaaaaattattatgcaGATTTTTATCTAATactttttcttcataatgAATTTACATCTCTGGGTGGTCGAGATGTTACCAAAGAAACAAGTCCATCTTCCAAATCATTTGACCTTGCTCATATTCTAACGAAACATAATACTAATGAATTGTATGATAATAATCACATTTCTGAATTGtatgataataatcatatttcAGAATTGtatgataataatcatatttcTGAATTGtatgataataatcatatttcTGAATTGTATGATAATCCAATGAGtcataaaaattacaaaCATAATTCAAATGGTTATACGTATCCAAATGATcctattaataatatgaataataatccATCTGGATTTACAAAAACGAGTGAACAATTTGGTCAGATTGTATCACATGAAAgggataataattatcatatgatggatcataataatatgaataatttattatcaaaAGAAATGGTAAATTCCTTGAGAAACGAtgataattcaaataataatttttataaatattctctcacatctaataataatgattcgCAGACAAGTATACATGATAACAAACAATGTGATTATAATAAGTTATGTGCAGATACTtttaacaatattaatagtatTGGGAATGAGGAAAAACGTTCCCTAAATGTTTTAAACGAAcaaaacaacaacaatagtaaagataataataataatatagataataataataatatagataataataataatatagataataataataatatagataataataataatatagataataataataataatatagataataataataatatagataatcatcataataataaccaacattgtaattataatgataattggCCAAGTGATTATCCaactaatattattaatcatAGGAATGCTTTTCTTTCCATACTAAAACTCTTGAACCAAAGCAACCCTCTTAACAacgacaataataataataataataataataatgggaataataatatatataatatgaacagATATAATAGTCGTAATAGTCGTAATAGCTCGCTgtctaatattttttcatcgAATACAAGTAAAATGAATTCATTCCAACTTGATTTTCTATACACGAACAGTTTTATAAATCAAGATGCTCTATGTAagaattctttttttgttaacataaatatagaaGATGTTCatagttatatttataatagtatatataaagaatatattccTAAGAATATTTTAAGTTTTTCTGATGAATTTCTCAccgaattaaataataattatgatattcTTTCCTTGTATATTGATCCATATAATAGATATAAAAGTTATAATGAATACCTATACAAAATGAAAGAAGAAGGAACATTAACAAATCAACAATCATTAGgcgatataaataataaacatatttatcataAGAGTACATCTAATGAAAATACACATATGAAAAATAGGAAAACatttatttacaaatataataatatgtttaaagtaattaataatgatacacaatatcaaaatatttttacgGATGACACAAATAATTCGTATTATAATTCATTAGAACATAATTTATGGATTAAAAGAAATCAAATcgatgaaagaaaaaaagaagaagaagaggaacaaaataaatattataatgtgtgtatgaataatttatatatattaagaaatgAAAGAATACCTATCTTTGGTAAAAATTTTCTAGacttaattaaaaaagaatttacaaaggataaaaatattgtttataattatacGAACAATGTTCCTATTGATTATTATTCATCAGTGAAGGAAGTTTGGGTTGAGGATATTTGTGAAAAGGATAACAAAAAGAGGAAATGTAAAAGAGAAAAGAGATGGtacaagaaaataaagaaaacaaaCAATCCACCAGAAGATAGTGAGGTTTACAGAGAAAATAGTAGTGAcgtagaaaaatataattgtgatgtagaaaaagataattgtgatgatgaagaaaaagataattgtgatgatgaagatatgAATTCTAATTTATCTTCTAATGTGTATGGATGTATTGATATATCATCACAAAATTTTATTCATTCCAGATATCATAATCCAATGATGAATATGTCTTATATAATTGAGTTCTTATTTCCTAATATGGAACAATTTTTAAAACGACATGAAAAGATGATACATAATTTTACGTTAATAAATAATCCATCCGTGATATGTAAAAGTCAtgatataagaataaataataatttattaaattatagtaatgataaaatgaatccaataattttacaaataaaaaatgctACTAGGGTATATCATGATGCATTTTTAAAACAATCAATCATCTTCCctttaaataaagatatatcatTAGGAAGTGGGAAATTATGTGCCCTAGAGAAATTATTAAGTAAATGTAAAAGAGAAGGAAataaatgtttattatttacacaatttattaaaatgttagatatattagaaatttttttaaaccatttaaattattcttttataagATTAGATGGATCTACAAAAGTAGAACAACGTCAAAAAATTGTAACCaaatttaataatgataaatccatttttatatttatatcttccaCACGTAGTGGTAGTATAGGTATTAATTTAACAGCAGCAAATGTCGTCATTTTTTATGACACCGATTGGAATCCATCAATTGATAAACAGGCTATGGATAGATGTCATCGTATAGGACAAACAAAAGATGTACATGTTTTTAGATTTGTTTGTGAATATACtgtagaagaaaatatatggaaaaaacaattacaaaaaaggaaactagataatatttgtataaatatgGGAAATTTTAATAACTCAAATACCCATTCAAAAATAACAGACACAGATCCTACACATAATAAAGATTGGTTTACTAATGTTGATACAATCAAGGAAGtatttattaacaaaaaaaataatgatgatgacgaCGATATGTATAAAGATAGATTATTACATGAACAAGTcgaaaataaagataaaatgaATGTCCGTTTTGAAAAAACATTAGAGCATGTTGAGGATAAGGATGATATACGTGCATTAAATGAGACTAAAAAGGAGACACAAAATGAGATATCTCAAAATATGCAA GAGTTTACTACACGTAATGACTTCCAAGACAGCTATAATCTCACATCGTACTGCTTCAATTTCTTAAACGAAAATCTAACAGACTCCTTAAAACAACAAATTGATGAAATGAGAATGAAAATTGAAATTGAAATGATGAATACGGGAGATGAAAATATGTCCCTCAGTGACTTATCAAATAAATCCCATAATTCAGAATAA
- a CDS encoding U6 snRNA-associated Sm-like protein LSm3, putative has translation MEKIALIQNPLDYIRLNMEEEIFLKCKGDRELIGKLDAYDNHLNMILSNVRETYKYSVKENDEETVKKMERNLDMVFVRGDSIILVSSAMK, from the exons atggaaaaaatagCATTAATacaaa ATCCCTTAGATTATATTCGTTTAAATATGGAggaagaaatatttttaaaatgtaaaGGAGATAGAGAACTCATTGGAAAATTAGAT gctTATGATAATCACTTAAATATGATTTTATCCAATGTACGTGAGACTTATAAATATAGCgttaaagaaaatgatgaagaaaCAGTCAAG aAAATGGAAAGAAATTTAGACATGGTTTTTGTTAGAGGAGATTCTATTATCCTAGTATCATCTgctatgaaataa